A stretch of Hydractinia symbiolongicarpus strain clone_291-10 chromosome 9, HSymV2.1, whole genome shotgun sequence DNA encodes these proteins:
- the LOC130657769 gene encoding uncharacterized protein LOC130657769, which yields MESNQVNIISVEMVRDIFTTMFQKQQQDIVQLISSNLKITNEQIGELDKKLKEIASPYEAIQEENRTLKNNLFGAIEKIKALEKDKRDIEESLTVTQSLNEESFKKMEAGLLEQTTNRKEQLSIYEEKLRHLEDRQRRNNLRIDGLEESESESWDDTEKKVVNLFEHKLGLSNVHVERAHRTGEKSNGKKRTIVLKLLDYKDKVNILNNSKKLKGTGICK from the coding sequence ATGGAATCTAATCAAGTGAACATAATTTCTGTGGAAATGGTGCgtgatatttttacaacaatgtttCAAAAGCAACAGCAGGATATTGTTCAGTTAATTAGCAGTAATCTGAAGATCACAAACGAACAGATTGGTGAATTAGACAAAAAACTGAAAGAAATTGCATCACCATATGAAGCTATCCAAGAAGAAAATaggacattaaaaaataatctttttggagcaattgaaaaaattaaagccTTAGAAAAGGACAAAAGAGATATAGAGGAAAGCCTGACAGTGACACAAAGTTTGAATgaggaaagttttaaaaaaatggaagcTGGCTTACTTGAACAGACAACGAATCGTAAAGAACAATTGAGTATTTATGAGGAAAAACTACGACACTTAGAGGATAGACAAAGAAGAAACAATTTACGTATTGATGGGTTGGAAGAAAGCGAGTCGGAGAGTTGGGACGATACTGAAAAGAAAGTGGTCAATTTATTTGAACACAAATTAGGATTGTCGAATGTGCACGTAGAGAGAGCACACCGCACAGGAGAGAAAAGCAATGGGAAAAAGCGTACTATCGTACTTAAACTGTTGGACTATAAGGATaaagttaatattttaaacaacTCGAAGAAACTAAAAGGCACCGGAATATGTAAATGA